A window from Candidatus Hydrogenedentota bacterium encodes these proteins:
- a CDS encoding electron transfer flavoprotein subunit alpha/FixB family protein — translation MSILAILEQRGTLKPCALETASAARRVARDAGLALDAVYIGADPGDQLSQLAGLGIRRLFCHADPALEHYTNDRHVSIVADLVRELNAAVVLGSATALGKELCASVAARLDVDLTQDCVEVWWDGGLMTRKPIYAGKVLADVRMTHVPAMATLRPNVTPVERDGDAMPEIVMRGAPAVSCRTELKEAVMTAAGAIELTEAKRVVSGGRGIGGPETWPVLQALCDAIGAALGASRAAVDAKWIEPSHQVGQTGKVVSPDLYVACGISGAIQHQAGMRTSRIVVAINKDANAPVFKICDYGIVGDLFEVVPLLTRVVTEGPKG, via the coding sequence ATGAGTATTCTTGCCATTCTCGAACAACGCGGCACGTTGAAGCCGTGCGCATTGGAAACCGCTTCCGCCGCACGCCGTGTTGCGCGCGACGCCGGCTTGGCGCTCGATGCGGTCTATATTGGCGCGGATCCGGGCGATCAGTTGTCCCAACTGGCGGGTTTGGGCATCCGTCGGCTGTTCTGTCATGCGGATCCGGCATTGGAGCACTACACGAACGATCGCCATGTTTCCATCGTTGCCGACCTTGTGCGCGAACTGAACGCGGCGGTTGTCTTGGGATCCGCGACGGCTTTGGGCAAGGAATTGTGCGCGTCCGTGGCTGCGCGGCTCGATGTCGATCTGACGCAGGACTGCGTGGAAGTGTGGTGGGACGGCGGCCTGATGACCCGAAAACCAATCTATGCCGGCAAGGTGCTGGCCGATGTTCGCATGACGCATGTGCCCGCGATGGCAACGCTGCGTCCGAACGTCACACCCGTCGAACGCGATGGCGACGCCATGCCGGAGATTGTCATGCGCGGCGCGCCTGCCGTGTCCTGCCGCACCGAACTCAAAGAAGCCGTCATGACGGCCGCGGGTGCGATCGAACTAACCGAGGCCAAGCGCGTCGTCTCCGGCGGGCGCGGCATCGGCGGACCGGAGACGTGGCCGGTGCTCCAGGCGTTGTGCGACGCAATCGGCGCGGCGCTTGGCGCGAGCCGCGCGGCGGTGGACGCGAAATGGATCGAACCCAGCCACCAGGTCGGTCAGACCGGCAAGGTGGTCAGCCCGGACCTGTACGTGGCGTGTGGCATTTCGGGCGCGATTCAACATCAGGCGGGCATGCGAACTTCCCGGATTGTCGTGGCCATCAACAAGGATGCGAACGCGCCCGTGTTCAAAATATGCGATTACGGGATCGTGGGCGATCTCTTCGAGGTGGTCCCGCTGCTTACCCGGGTCGTCACCGAAGGGCCGAAGGGATAA
- a CDS encoding (Fe-S)-binding protein, translating to MLTLPEKVVFAVIVAVSLGYFTYRAFVLVRLIRRAGKPDPEDRLHDLGARMTGAAIDVLLQRRTFRKPWIGSLHLLIVWGFFVFAVNTINHFAGAFLPGFNLFGQTFLANIYAATADLFAVLIIAGIAGLAFRRHVLRPDLLTRPSPESAIVFTFIAGAMAAYLCAKATEMALGKLPNAEWHFVASWLARGFAAVGPGPLVVAAHVAWWCDGLMHLALIGLLVIPTKHVHLVAGPFNLLFRRFRPRGQMTTLNLEDENAESFGVSRMAEYSWKQLLDLYACIECGRCQEFCPTHVSKKPLSPKKLVVDLKHHLLSNASPLLRGDETGALVGGPIAADAVWACTTCAACMEHCPMAIEHIDKITDMRRHLVLMESDFPETAATAFRNMETAGNPWGFARNDRAAWADGLEVPVMAEKGGADVLYWVGCSGSYDDRCKNISKAMVRILKAAGVDFAMLGEEERCTCESARRLGNEYLFQMAAREIAETLNTYAFKRILVTCPHCYNTFKNEFPAFGAAYEVVHHAAFIQEMIESGRLNLETNGGPLVAFHDSCYLGRHNGLYDAPRRVLASAGQKMAPVARDREKGFCCGAGGGRMWLEEHLGEPINVLRFNELTAGGADCIAAACPFCITMLSDAAKREGQDTEVLDLAEIVARQLSL from the coding sequence ATGTTGACGCTTCCCGAGAAGGTGGTATTCGCTGTCATTGTGGCGGTTTCCTTGGGGTATTTCACCTACCGGGCGTTCGTGCTCGTGCGCCTCATCCGGCGCGCGGGCAAGCCGGATCCCGAAGATCGCCTCCACGATCTGGGAGCCCGCATGACCGGCGCGGCGATTGACGTGCTGTTGCAGCGGCGGACATTTCGCAAACCGTGGATAGGCTCGCTGCACTTGTTGATCGTGTGGGGATTCTTCGTGTTTGCGGTCAACACGATCAACCATTTTGCGGGCGCGTTCCTGCCGGGCTTCAACCTTTTCGGACAAACGTTCCTTGCGAACATTTACGCGGCGACGGCCGATCTGTTCGCCGTGTTGATCATTGCGGGCATTGCGGGTCTGGCGTTTCGCCGACACGTGCTGCGGCCGGACCTGTTGACGCGTCCTTCGCCGGAATCGGCGATCGTCTTCACGTTTATCGCGGGCGCGATGGCCGCCTATCTTTGCGCGAAAGCCACGGAGATGGCCTTGGGAAAATTGCCTAATGCCGAATGGCATTTCGTGGCGTCGTGGCTTGCGCGCGGGTTTGCCGCTGTTGGACCCGGTCCGCTTGTCGTGGCGGCGCATGTCGCATGGTGGTGCGATGGACTGATGCATCTTGCCCTGATTGGGCTGCTTGTCATTCCCACCAAGCATGTCCACCTTGTCGCGGGACCCTTCAATCTGCTTTTCCGCCGGTTTCGCCCGCGCGGTCAGATGACGACACTCAATCTGGAAGATGAAAACGCGGAATCGTTCGGCGTGTCGCGCATGGCGGAGTACTCCTGGAAACAACTGCTCGATTTGTATGCCTGCATCGAGTGCGGCCGTTGCCAGGAGTTTTGTCCAACCCACGTTTCAAAGAAACCGCTAAGCCCCAAGAAACTCGTCGTGGATCTAAAACATCATCTGTTGTCCAATGCGTCGCCGCTGCTTCGCGGGGACGAAACCGGCGCGCTTGTCGGCGGACCGATTGCCGCCGACGCCGTATGGGCGTGCACGACCTGCGCGGCCTGCATGGAACATTGCCCGATGGCCATCGAGCATATTGACAAAATCACCGATATGCGCCGCCATCTTGTGCTCATGGAGTCCGATTTTCCCGAAACCGCCGCCACGGCGTTTCGCAACATGGAAACCGCCGGCAATCCATGGGGTTTCGCCCGCAACGACCGCGCCGCGTGGGCCGACGGGCTCGAAGTGCCGGTGATGGCGGAGAAGGGCGGCGCGGACGTGCTGTACTGGGTGGGCTGCAGCGGATCCTACGACGATCGATGCAAAAACATCTCGAAGGCGATGGTGCGCATTCTGAAGGCGGCGGGCGTGGATTTCGCCATGCTCGGCGAAGAGGAGCGCTGCACCTGCGAAAGCGCGCGCCGTCTGGGCAACGAATACCTGTTCCAGATGGCCGCGCGGGAAATCGCCGAAACCCTGAATACCTACGCCTTCAAGCGAATTCTCGTGACCTGTCCGCATTGTTACAACACGTTTAAAAACGAATTTCCCGCCTTCGGCGCGGCATACGAGGTGGTGCATCATGCGGCGTTCATTCAGGAGATGATTGAGTCCGGCCGCCTGAATCTCGAAACGAACGGCGGCCCGCTCGTCGCGTTTCACGATTCCTGCTATCTGGGCAGGCATAACGGCCTCTACGATGCGCCACGGCGCGTTCTGGCGTCCGCCGGCCAAAAAATGGCGCCCGTGGCGCGCGACCGGGAAAAAGGTTTCTGCTGCGGCGCGGGCGGCGGCCGCATGTGGCTTGAGGAACATCTCGGCGAACCGATCAACGTCCTTCGTTTCAATGAATTGACGGCAGGCGGGGCGGATTGCATTGCCGCCGCATGCCCCTTCTGCATCACGATGCTGTCCGACGCCGCAAAGCGCGAGGGACAGGACACTGAAGTGCTGGACCTTGCGGAAATTGTGGCGCGGCAATTGTCCCTCTAA